In Caminicella sporogenes DSM 14501, a genomic segment contains:
- a CDS encoding DUF2397 family protein, translating to MQVNNNLFRQITETKYLTAENAWRYRTILRYFYYQYKILGIHGGNFK from the coding sequence ATGCAGGTAAATAATAATTTATTTAGACAAATTACAGAGACTAAATATCTTACAGCTGAAAATGCTTGGCGTTATAGAACTATACTTCGATATTTTTATTATCAATATAAAATATTGGGTATACATGGAGGGAATTTTAAATGA
- a CDS encoding ABC transporter permease — translation MNDNKKYSKEHIEFLQKVKRKKKAILLTQIAILVLFFSLWEIAARLKLIDTFLTSSPSEMWKLFLKLLFNGSLLKHIGISIFETVVGFILGTFLGTLIAILLWWSDFISKVLDPYMVVLNALPKTALAPIIIVWVGAGISGIIVTALMISLVVTILGVYSGFKQVQESKIKMLKTFGATKIQILQKVIIPASIPTIINALKINVGLSWVGVIVGEFMVSRAGIGYLIVYGSQIFRFDIVMTSVIILSILATAMYQGVVYLEKKLLNWRR, via the coding sequence ATGAATGATAATAAAAAATATTCAAAAGAACATATTGAATTTTTGCAAAAAGTTAAAAGAAAAAAGAAAGCTATTTTACTTACTCAAATAGCTATATTAGTTTTATTCTTTTCATTATGGGAAATCGCAGCAAGACTGAAATTAATAGATACTTTTTTAACCAGCTCACCTTCTGAAATGTGGAAGTTGTTTTTAAAATTATTATTTAATGGTTCCCTTTTAAAACATATTGGCATAAGTATATTTGAAACTGTAGTTGGCTTTATTTTAGGAACATTTCTAGGAACTCTTATAGCTATACTTCTTTGGTGGTCAGATTTTATATCCAAAGTTTTAGACCCTTATATGGTTGTACTTAATGCACTGCCTAAAACAGCTTTAGCACCTATAATAATAGTTTGGGTTGGAGCAGGTATATCAGGAATAATAGTTACAGCTCTTATGATTTCTCTAGTTGTAACTATTTTAGGTGTATATAGTGGCTTTAAACAAGTACAGGAAAGTAAAATAAAAATGCTTAAAACTTTTGGAGCTACAAAAATTCAAATACTCCAAAAAGTCATCATTCCAGCTAGTATACCTACAATAATAAATGCTTTAAAAATAAATGTCGGATTATCATGGGTAGGTGTAATCGTCGGAGAGTTTATGGTTTCAAGAGCTGGGATAGGATACTTGATTGTCTACGGAAGTCAAATATTCAGGTTTGATATAGTTATGACTAGCGTTATCATTCTATCAATACTTGCCACTGCTATGTATCAAGGAGTAGTTTATCTAGAAAAAAAACTATTAAATTGGAGACGATAA